A section of the Terriglobales bacterium genome encodes:
- a CDS encoding tetratricopeptide repeat protein — MRFNRSISPILGAIFLLGAATCSFCAAPADTASENGKIPITTSSDEAKKEFQAGRALFEKLLAQDSIQHYDKAIALDPNFAIAELGRANSAPTAKDFFDHLKKAVSLADKVSEGERNVILANQAGANGRPAEQKQYLDKLAAAYPEDERVQFNLGGYYFGQQDYDEAIAHYKKATEISANYSPAYNLLGYAYRQAGDYSSAEEAFKKYVELIPSDPNPYDSYAELLLKMGRFDESIAQYRKALSIDPHFNNSHFGIAAGLMYQGKADAAASELQTMADQARNDGERRTAYFGMAVLASDTGNLEKALQAMDKEYAVAEKKNDAAAMAADLQAKGNIYSQMKRYDAAAQQFERSLQLVQASGLSQQIKENAKLLHRFNTTTLAIARKDLVSAKKNADEFRQGAEAQQNPAQLRQAHELTGRIALAEKDYDKAIAELEQANLQDPRNLYRLSEAYQAKGDAAKAQQYAKKTADFNSLPALNYAFVRSKVQKELSAKKM, encoded by the coding sequence ATGCGTTTCAACCGTTCGATATCACCCATCCTCGGTGCGATTTTCCTGCTCGGCGCGGCCACTTGCAGTTTCTGTGCCGCACCGGCAGATACTGCTTCGGAGAATGGAAAGATTCCAATTACAACGAGTTCCGACGAAGCTAAAAAGGAATTCCAGGCTGGACGTGCGCTCTTCGAGAAACTGTTGGCGCAGGATTCAATCCAGCATTACGACAAAGCCATTGCGCTTGATCCGAACTTTGCTATCGCCGAATTGGGAAGGGCAAATAGCGCTCCGACGGCGAAGGACTTCTTCGATCATCTGAAAAAGGCGGTGAGCCTGGCGGATAAGGTTTCCGAAGGAGAGAGAAACGTCATCCTGGCGAATCAGGCGGGCGCCAATGGAAGGCCAGCGGAGCAGAAGCAATATCTCGACAAACTGGCCGCCGCCTATCCCGAAGACGAGCGGGTGCAATTCAATCTTGGTGGCTACTACTTTGGGCAGCAGGATTATGACGAAGCGATCGCCCACTACAAGAAGGCCACCGAGATATCGGCGAACTACTCGCCTGCTTACAACCTGCTCGGATACGCCTACCGGCAGGCGGGAGATTATTCGAGCGCGGAAGAAGCGTTCAAGAAATATGTCGAACTGATTCCCAGCGATCCGAATCCGTACGACTCGTATGCCGAACTCCTGCTAAAGATGGGCAGGTTCGACGAATCGATCGCGCAATATCGCAAGGCTCTCTCGATTGATCCCCATTTCAACAACTCCCATTTTGGGATCGCTGCCGGCTTGATGTACCAGGGTAAAGCAGATGCCGCGGCGAGTGAGCTGCAGACAATGGCCGATCAGGCACGCAATGACGGTGAGCGCCGTACCGCATACTTCGGCATGGCCGTGTTGGCATCAGACACTGGGAATCTGGAGAAGGCTCTGCAGGCGATGGACAAGGAATATGCGGTTGCCGAGAAGAAGAACGACGCGGCTGCCATGGCGGCGGACCTGCAGGCAAAGGGCAACATTTATTCCCAAATGAAGCGCTACGATGCCGCAGCTCAGCAGTTCGAACGGTCACTGCAGTTAGTTCAGGCATCGGGCTTGTCGCAGCAGATCAAGGAGAATGCGAAGCTCCTGCACCGGTTCAATACAACCACGCTCGCGATCGCGAGAAAAGACCTTGTTTCAGCGAAGAAGAATGCCGACGAATTTCGTCAAGGCGCGGAGGCACAGCAGAATCCGGCGCAACTCAGGCAGGCTCATGAGTTGACGGGAAGGATCGCGCTCGCGGAGAAGGATTACGACAAGGCGATTGCCGAGCTGGAGCAGGCGAACCTCCAGGATCCCCGAAACCTATATCGACTGAGCGAGGCATATCAAGCAAAGGGCGATGCGGCGAAGGCACAGCAATATGCGAAGAAAACCGCGGACTTCAATTCACTTCCGGCGTTGAACTACGCGTTTGTGAGGAGCAAGGTGCAGAAGGAGTTGTCGGCGAAGAAGATGTGA
- a CDS encoding pyridoxamine 5'-phosphate oxidase family protein gives MASVLSGSTALTPDMRAVIRSAHLCFAATVTPEGHPNLSPKGTIRIWDDRHLFFLDIASPGTRANLLVNPWMELNVVDQLSRRGYRFFGPANLHLGGDLFERAVRMVVGEEKTAYPVTAVVMLEVERAAPLISPGYWRVVDEDAMRTQWRERRVALDREFEEHVRVQGAFRVER, from the coding sequence ATGGCAAGCGTTTTGAGTGGTTCAACAGCTCTTACTCCGGATATGCGAGCGGTGATTCGCTCCGCTCATCTCTGCTTTGCGGCAACGGTTACGCCTGAAGGCCATCCGAACCTTTCCCCAAAAGGAACGATTCGGATTTGGGACGATCGTCACCTCTTCTTTCTGGACATCGCTTCTCCCGGCACGCGCGCCAATTTATTAGTGAATCCTTGGATGGAGTTGAATGTCGTCGACCAATTGTCGCGGCGGGGGTATCGCTTCTTCGGGCCGGCGAACTTACATCTAGGCGGAGACCTCTTCGAAAGGGCTGTGCGGATGGTAGTCGGGGAGGAAAAAACTGCCTATCCGGTAACTGCAGTGGTGATGCTCGAGGTGGAACGCGCCGCGCCTCTGATCTCGCCCGGGTATTGGCGCGTTGTCGACGAAGACGCGATGCGAACTCAGTGGCGCGAACGCCGGGTGGCGCTCGATCGTGAGTTCGAGGAACACGTTCGAGTGCAGGGAGCGTTTCGCGTAGAGCGGTGA
- a CDS encoding DUF72 domain-containing protein: MKVHIGTSGWAYPTWKPDFYPPKTPSSKLLDYYSTQLNCVEVNYTFRARPAVTTLQNWATVTPEGFTFVAKAHQRITHIKRLTDVDQDVDAFFAALQPLLHARKLGPVLFQLPPNLKADADRLAKFLKILPKDAPAAIEYRNVSWFNDSIYSLMRDHNVALCVAESDDLAVPEVFTANFTYYRLRKSDYTDAEIDEVEKRLRAAAQERDVYAFLKHEDTPEGAINARKLLQKLKA, encoded by the coding sequence ATGAAAGTCCACATTGGAACTTCTGGCTGGGCGTACCCTACGTGGAAGCCCGACTTCTATCCGCCGAAGACGCCTTCGAGCAAGCTGCTCGACTATTACTCGACGCAACTGAACTGCGTTGAGGTCAACTATACGTTTCGCGCGCGGCCAGCAGTGACAACCCTGCAGAACTGGGCAACGGTGACGCCTGAAGGCTTTACCTTTGTTGCCAAGGCCCATCAGCGCATCACCCACATCAAGCGCCTGACTGACGTCGACCAGGATGTGGACGCCTTCTTCGCTGCCTTACAGCCTTTGCTGCACGCGCGCAAGCTCGGTCCGGTGCTCTTCCAGCTGCCTCCAAACCTCAAGGCCGACGCAGATCGCCTGGCGAAGTTCCTGAAGATTCTCCCAAAAGATGCGCCCGCCGCGATCGAGTATCGCAACGTGAGCTGGTTCAACGATTCGATCTACTCGCTCATGCGCGACCACAACGTTGCGCTTTGCGTCGCGGAAAGCGACGATCTCGCCGTGCCCGAAGTCTTCACGGCAAACTTCACCTACTATCGCCTGCGCAAGTCGGACTACACCGACGCGGAAATCGACGAAGTGGAGAAGCGTCTTCGCGCAGCCGCACAGGAGCGCGATGTATACGCATTTCTGAAGCACGAAGACACTCCTGAGGGCGCAATTAACGCGAGGAAGTTGCTGCAGAAATTAAAGGCCTGA
- the xerD gene encoding site-specific tyrosine recombinase XerD has translation MSTPQALTAFLSYLKVEKGLSPLTVEAYRGDLLQFAESLEKRNRTLLNATRPDLLSFLEQLTANMVEGRSRARKLSALRHFYRFLLLDKKIKHDPTLNIESPRQWKILPKSLAVAEIDAMLAQEKSKPQDPALAMRNEALLELLYATGMRVSEMVNLRLEDLNLQASSAIVRGKGDKERIVPFGVAARDALQVYLRDARPQLCRVRRSTLVFVDRSGTGLTRERVWRIVRESKTDGKASPHMLRHSCATHMVGNGADLRTVQTILGHADIATTQVYTHVAMDRLKNVYRAHHPRSKRRILAEKERA, from the coding sequence ATGTCCACTCCGCAGGCCCTTACGGCGTTTCTGTCCTACTTGAAAGTTGAGAAGGGACTTTCCCCACTCACAGTCGAGGCCTACCGCGGAGATCTGCTGCAGTTCGCCGAATCCCTGGAGAAAAGGAATCGCACATTGCTGAACGCCACCCGGCCAGATCTGCTTTCCTTTTTGGAACAGCTCACAGCGAACATGGTCGAAGGCCGCAGCCGGGCGCGCAAGCTCTCCGCGCTGCGACACTTCTACAGGTTTCTTTTGCTCGACAAGAAGATCAAGCACGATCCCACGTTGAACATCGAGAGCCCCCGGCAGTGGAAGATTCTGCCCAAGTCATTGGCGGTGGCGGAGATTGATGCGATGCTGGCACAGGAAAAATCGAAGCCGCAGGATCCGGCGCTCGCGATGCGCAATGAGGCGCTGCTCGAATTGCTTTATGCCACCGGAATGCGCGTCTCGGAGATGGTGAACCTGCGCCTTGAAGATTTGAACCTGCAAGCCTCTTCGGCGATCGTTCGCGGCAAGGGAGACAAGGAGCGCATCGTTCCCTTCGGCGTTGCAGCACGCGATGCCCTGCAAGTTTATTTGCGCGACGCGCGCCCGCAACTTTGTCGTGTGCGCCGATCGACGCTCGTATTCGTGGACCGAAGTGGAACTGGGCTTACGCGCGAGCGTGTGTGGCGAATTGTCCGCGAATCAAAGACTGACGGCAAAGCGAGTCCGCACATGTTGCGCCATAGTTGCGCGACGCACATGGTCGGAAACGGAGCCGATCTGCGGACCGTCCAGACCATTTTGGGACATGCGGATATCGCAACGACGCAGGTGTACACGCATGTCGCCATGGACCGGCTTAAGAACGTTTATCGCGCCCATCATCCGCGCTCCAAGCGGCGCATTCTCGCGGAAAAGGAGCGCGCTTGA
- a CDS encoding NAD-dependent epimerase/dehydratase family protein, whose amino-acid sequence MRRIVIPGGSGQVGQMLAGYFHSQGDAVTVLARQAAERPWRTAIWNGRDLDASWAREIEAADVVINLAGRSVNCRYNDANRREIMNSRVHTTRLVGRAIAECANPPALWMNASTATIYRHALDRAMDEATGEIGGREPGLPSTWKFSIDVATSWEGAFFAVETPRTRKIALRSAMVMWPSRGGIFATLLRLVRTGLGGSAGDGNQFISWIHGDDFIRALEFLIAHPELDSIVNVSTPNPLPQRDFMRELRRAAGVPIGLPATKWMLEVGAIFLRTRQS is encoded by the coding sequence ATGCGGCGCATTGTGATTCCGGGTGGTAGCGGGCAGGTTGGGCAGATGTTGGCGGGTTACTTCCACTCGCAGGGCGATGCGGTCACGGTGCTTGCGCGGCAGGCGGCGGAGAGACCATGGCGGACAGCAATCTGGAATGGTCGTGATCTTGATGCGAGTTGGGCACGGGAGATCGAAGCTGCGGACGTAGTCATCAACCTTGCCGGGCGCAGCGTCAATTGTCGCTATAACGACGCCAATCGCCGCGAGATCATGAACTCGCGAGTTCACACTACGCGCCTGGTCGGCAGAGCGATTGCAGAGTGCGCCAATCCTCCAGCGCTCTGGATGAATGCAAGCACGGCGACCATCTATCGCCATGCCCTCGATCGTGCCATGGACGAAGCCACGGGAGAGATTGGAGGCCGCGAGCCTGGTCTTCCGTCTACCTGGAAGTTCAGTATCGATGTGGCCACGAGTTGGGAGGGAGCCTTCTTCGCCGTCGAGACTCCGCGCACGCGCAAGATCGCTTTACGCAGTGCGATGGTGATGTGGCCCTCGCGCGGCGGGATCTTCGCTACCTTGCTGCGTCTGGTGCGGACCGGTTTGGGAGGAAGTGCCGGCGACGGCAACCAATTTATCTCCTGGATTCACGGCGATGACTTCATCCGTGCGCTCGAGTTTCTGATCGCTCATCCGGAACTCGATAGCATCGTGAATGTCTCCACGCCGAATCCGCTGCCACAGCGGGATTTCATGCGCGAGCTACGCCGCGCTGCCGGCGTGCCCATTGGTCTGCCCGCGACCAAGTGGATGTTGGAGGTTGGAGCTATTTTCCTCCGTACAAGACAGAGTTGA